Part of the Lebetimonas natsushimae genome is shown below.
CCCAGATAATTATTAAAAATCCTACATATGAGAATAGTAAATATTTGGATAATGCAATAGATTGTCAAACATACTTTGAATCTAAAAAAGCAAAAAAATTGAGGCTTAATGGATATCAATTTATTAAATTTGCTTTAAAACATGATGTTATTACTTCAAAATTTAGAGATATTATTTTTAATACCAATAAAAGACTTAAGCAGTATTTTAAATATAATGAAGAATGCAGCGGTCATGTTTTCGAATCTAATATAGATGACCCAAATGTATGTGTTATTGATATTGATAAATTGGAAGAATAAAAGGATTTAAAATGGCATTAGAACTTTATTCAAAAGTGGAAGAACTGTTTTTAGACAGGGAAGCGGCGGAAATTTTATGGAATAAATTTGTTGAAATTTTTAAAGATTTGGGAATAAAAGAAGTTTTAGATATTGGATGCGGAAACGGAGATTTCTGTCTGCTCTCTAAAAAAAACGGAATTGATATTAAAGGTATTGATTTAAGTAAAGCCCAGGTTAAAAAGGCAATAAAAAAAGGTTGTGACTGCGAGGCTGTGGATGTATGTAAATTGGATAAAATTTATCATTCAGCATCAGCCGTTTTTGATGTTATTAATTATTTAAATGAAAAAGAGTTAAAAAGATTTTTTGGATGTGTTGAGAAAAGAATTGAAAAATATTTTATTTTCGATATAAATACCTATTATGCCATGGAGGATTTGGCAATTGGAACCCTGAAAGCGGAATCAAATGATAAATTTTCTGTTTTATATTCTGAATTTGAGAATCATACACTTATAACAGAAATAACATTGTTTGAAAAAGAAAAAGATGATTGTTATAAAAAATATCAGAAAAAAATTGTTCAATATTATTACAGTGTGGAGGATTTGGAAAAAAACACATCTTTGAAATTAAAAGAGATTATTCCGATTTCTCTTTATGGAAGTGAAGAAGCGGAAAAACTGATTTTGGTCTTTGAAAAATAGTTTTATCTTGCTTTAAAATTTTCTTTTGTAATGCAAAAATCGGTAACAAAGCATTTTTCACATTTTGGATTTTTTGCAGTGCATATATATCTTCCAAATAAAACAAATGCCTGATGCAGTTCGTTTAAGTCTGTTTTAAATGCTTTGATTAAATCTTTTTCAGTTTCTT
Proteins encoded:
- a CDS encoding class I SAM-dependent methyltransferase — its product is MALELYSKVEELFLDREAAEILWNKFVEIFKDLGIKEVLDIGCGNGDFCLLSKKNGIDIKGIDLSKAQVKKAIKKGCDCEAVDVCKLDKIYHSASAVFDVINYLNEKELKRFFGCVEKRIEKYFIFDINTYYAMEDLAIGTLKAESNDKFSVLYSEFENHTLITEITLFEKEKDDCYKKYQKKIVQYYYSVEDLEKNTSLKLKEIIPISLYGSEEAEKLILVFEK